In the Bos mutus isolate GX-2022 chromosome 10, NWIPB_WYAK_1.1, whole genome shotgun sequence genome, gaaatatttatttcatagttttGACCTTTATTCTCAATTGAGTATTATAAGCTATTATAAAACCATGTATTAAACTTATTTAACTAATCCaacaaagaagaaatgagagCCTGAACTATGTACTAAAAAACCACAGTAGGATGCTGGAAATTCATGTGAACACAGGAAGCTAAAAGAGACAGTATGAAACAAATGGCCAAGAAGAAAACTGGATTGAGAGTTCAGAATCTCCTAGTTTTCAAGTTCAATGAGTTCTCTCCAAAtatggggaagaagaaaaaaagcagactTACCAGTGGTAGTAGCGGAACCGGGGTCTCCAGTTGGGTGTTCGAAGCAATGTTTGCAAGGCACATGCCAAATTCACAAAGAGGTAACACATGAGAAAAAACCTGGCAGAATAAAAATGTATGAGGAATGActattattgtaaaataattcttcaaggattattttaaataactagaGAGCTTCGCTGTATTTAAGCCTTTGTTCTAGCCCACTAGCCTTTGATTAAGAATAGAGTGTAGAAAAACTTCACCTCCCCACAGACTTGCTCAACCTTCTAAGTTCTCACGCAGTGAAAGACACTACCACTTTTTATCCAGTTACTCTTGGGATAATACTCAGTTTCCTCTTCACTACTCAACCTTAGTTCTAAATTCACTTATCAAGTCCCATGGATTCCCTCTATTTACAAAACTCtaaactttttccctctcctttccacCTCTACTTCTATCAGCATAGTTCAGGCTCTCATTTGTTCTTTGTTGGATTAGTTAAATATGCTTCCAACTGGCACTGGAAACTTCCAACTTCCGGCTcaattttggacttccctggtggctcagacggtaaagcgtctgcctacaatgccagagacccgggttcgatccctgggtcgggaagatcccctggagaaggaaatggcaacccactccagttctcgtgcctggaaaatcccatggacggagaagcctggtaggctacagtccatggggtcgcaaagagtcagacacgactgagcgacttcacttcacttaacctATCTTTTATACAGAATTAATCattatgaaatagaaatatgaCCATTTTGTCCTCTAAGGATTATCCACTACTTTCAGGAAAAGTTCCAGGTCCTCTGTGATCCACTTCTGCTTACTTCCCTGCTCTGCACTTACCCTACCCACACCTTCCACTCTCAAAGTCAGACTTTCACTTCTCTGAATGCACTGCACTATTTCATCTCTTGATTCCTTCACACACATTCCCTGCCTGGAATTTCTCTTTCACCCCTTCACTCACCCCTTCACTTCATGATATAAGCATCACTTCCTCCAGAAAACCTTTCCTGATTCTCAGTACAGAGGTGGACCACTGTAGAGCTCATAGAGCATGCAGTGTTCACCCTGACCACAGTATTCATCATACTAGACAAGCATCACTGGTTTCTTTATCTACCATCAGTTCTCTAAGGTTGTGTCTTAGTCATCTTATGCTTATCCTCAGCACACTGAAAATAACCTAGAGGGCCAGAAAATAAGCTAAGCTTTAATGAAAGTTTTCCCCCTCAAATTATCATAGTATCTGTTTTTTGTAGAAAagtatagaaacaaaaaaaaatagggaGAAAATTCACAATCATAACTGCTAACATTTAGCACTCCTTGCATATTTTACTctgtttattatgtttttaaaaacatagatgaGACCAcactgcgtttttttttttttcctagtcacACTGCGTAGCTTGtaggatttcagttccctgaccagggactggacccgtgcccttggcagtgaaagcatggagtcctaaccactggaccaccagggaattcccatgaacCTAGACATCACATATGCAACAACAAATGAAGAGAATAACTGGCTCTTACATGGAAAGAATTGGAGCCACGAGATCCAGGGAGGCAATAAGGATTCCCAGTTCTGCAATGGCAGCAGTCAGAAGTAAAGCCCAGGTAGGTTCCCCATTGGCTTTGCTGTGACCAAAAACCTGTGCATAGAAGTGAAGTATCAGACAGATGAGTGTAGGAAATGTTTGAGTCAATGCTCCCTTATTCCTCTATGCTATAGTTTCAGAGATCTTTAAGATAACAGCATTACAACTGTGGTAGCTTTTAAATACCTTTATTCCACTAACATATAAACTCATACCAGAGATTTAGAGGGCTATACAGAGTCTTGTGCTAAAACCCATCTTCATATTATATGGTCCAATAATTTCTAAGCCTATGAAGATCAGTTTCTcctaaaactgggagaaaaaaggaagagggcATAGAATAGGGTCACTCACCCTCAGAAAGGGTATAATGTTATCCTTGGCTATAGCCTGTAGCAGCCTCGGTGCTCCTGTGAGACTCTGAAGTCCAGCCCCACATGTGGAGAAGAAGGAGCCAATAACAATCACCCACGGGGATGGCCAAGATAAGGTTCCTACCACCAGATTACCTTTCACAGCATCTCCAAACCTGGGAGGGAAATCAGAGTGGGGACGTTTAACCTGGAAATAACTTTAGATGAAAATGCTAGATAGACATTCACTCAATTtcttctatttataattttttatgctcacagatgagaaaggaaaaatactaGTAGCCTGtatgaaggaaatgaagaaagtaCGTTTCCAGCTTTTATTCAGAATGCCAATCGGACACCCTTATGTCTCATAGagaaaacagaaacttaaaaaatttttttaatttttgttatttgcCCTCTTTTACTTTTAGTCAGTTTTCCAACAGCTCTTATTGTACAGGAAAATCCTCAATATTCAGACAAATTCACTGCTTTATTGAGGAATACTTGCTGCATCATATACAACAACATACTGGCCTCTCTTTTGGGGACCTATATATATGTACTTTCTATTGTTACTTTTGATACACATCTCAGGTGGGTTTTGAGTTTATAACTGTCTTGGTGCTGTATGGGATGATCAGACATAATGGAAGATAGATAGGTGGCTGTAAAAGAAATCAATTACTCACTTGTCTCTGAGGACAACACCTTCAATACATGCACCAAAAAGGACAACGTTGCTTAAATCTAAGACACTGAGAGTCAAGGAAATTGCCATTCACCCTCTAAGATGAACATAAACACTCAGGATATTTCTACCAGTAAAATGAGTGGCTAATTCACTAATCTCATAAATTCTTTCTTGAGTTTTAGAGATGAGGTAGGTAGATTacctgggtttcccttgtggcttagctggtaaagaatccgcctgcaatgcgggagacctgggtttgacccctggattgggaagatcccctggagaagggaaagactacccactccagtattctggcctggagagttccatggactaagtccatgaggtcacaaagagtcagacacgatggagcaacTTTCACAGGTAGATTATCTGGTGTGAAGTGAGGGGGTAGAAAGCAGATATCTTTATTACCAGGATAAAAATACTGATCACCCTTGTTCTATGGCTGTTCCTATAACTAAAACTCAAACTGGATCCAGCAAAAGGATACAGACAAAGGAGGTGGTCAGGATGGCGAGGATAGTGCCAATGGGAATGGACTTTTGAGCATCTTTCAGATCCCCAGATCTGTTTGATCCTGCCATGAtgcctttaaaaaaggaaaaaaagaacaagttaaCTTCTTTAGTTCCTAGACATTGATATTTGAACTGCTATCAAAGGCTAGAGGAAAATCTAGGAATCCCGAGAATATAGCTTTGTCTCCTAAGAAAAACCCCTTCCCTGGTCTCATCACCCATAATACAGACAACAGCCCATGTGCTTACCTGTGACAGAGGGAAAGAAGATGCCCACCAGAAGAGTGAAAGAGGTGGTGATGTCCACAAGGACATACTCATGGTTTAAGCTGCCTAAGACTTCGGAAGATTTGGCTGAGGGCTTCTCAATGATCTCTCCCTTTGGTAGATAATTACTCCAAAGATTCTCTGCAGGGGGATCAAGGGGTATATAAGCAGTAGCAGCACGGAAAGGACACAACTGGATAATTTTCTAGCCAACAGTATTCTAAATCAGATCTGTCATTTATATGGTTTTTAAGGGTATGTTTGCTTCTACAGAGCACagatatatgcacatacatatcataaagtacacaaaaataaaaacctaatgCCCTTTCCCATCTGGTTCAGATGTAGTTTGACAAATACTTTGGTATGTACAAATACAGTTGCGTTTACCAATGCAAATTAGCAAAAGTTAAGCAGACTAAGCTGAACGCCCttacaaagtttatttttttttttaaattaggtatCAATGCTAACACCTTAGTGTAAACTTGCTTACATGCAAAGATATTTGTGGACCAGACAGTTAAGACAGAAATCACTTAAGGaaagaatttcaaaaatttaGATGAGTCAGGAAAACACATGTGGGTTTGATGACATTAAAGTAATTCTAGCTGTGGCTGTTGGAAAAACTGACAACTTTACAATGTGTTAACACACAGAATACTTTATTATCTTAAGTTTAAAAGTAATTTCAGCTCTGCTTTCAAGAGCAGTAAATTTTAGCAGACAACGCTACAAAGATGTCCTGAAAAAGGATAAATTCATtaacagaaaagcagaaagatgtTGAATTGAGTTGTATGCTGAATTTAAGAAGGGAAGTGGTACTGTGGCAGTGAGTGTTGATGGATAATAGAAGAGTAAGAAACGTGTCCCCAAACCTCCTAACTCACCTGTAATGACACCGCTAGCCAATCCAGGGATGCCCTGGATCGAAGTGACATTATTGTGAACAAAGTACTCATCGCAAGTGGCGTTGAAAAACTGACTTGAGTTACAGAAGAAGCCCCACAGCTTTGACGGCACTGTCATGTTGTTAACTTCCTTGGTCTTTGAGCAAACGTCAATATGTCTTGATGAAAGGGTGCGGTTGCCCAGCATGCAGACCCTAAGTGaaaaagaacaggaagaaaactgaagccgaggaaaaactattttaaaaaagaaaatggtttagAAATAGGCTAGTATATATATgcttgcaaaggaaaaaaaaatctcagctcgAAGAGTTTTTACTGTCATGGGTGGGAAAAGAACTAGCTCTGCAAATGGTATCTTACATTTTCTGCCAACCTAACCCTTACAGCGATCTCACAAAATATGTACCACAGTATTTCTCTGTTGTGGAGGAACTGAAATTTAGGGAGAAAAAGTAGTCTGCCTGACCTCACACAGGTGGTGGGTAGTAGTAACAGAATCCAAATACAGGAACTGTCTGAAGATGCTGTGCTGAATCATCTTATAGAATTTCTACGTTATTAGCCAATTGTTGGGtctaaaatcggagaaggcaatggcaacccactccagtgttcttgcctggagaatcccagggatgggggagcctggtgggctgctgtctaaggagtcgcacagagtcggacatgactgaagtgacttggcagcagcagggtctaaaataaatcttaagagtctttttgttcttcttacacacacacacacacaaatccaccTCTTTCATTTTGGTCTAAGAAAAAGCCTTATGCTAATAAAAACCCctttgaaaatatatagaaaaaggtCAAATCTTCTGGATACTGTTTCAGTGAAGACAGCTTGGCTATAATTAGGCCGTCCCTCTACGGCCTAATAGAAAACTGTTTTTGAACTTAAGCCTAGACCTAGTGGAGTGAGGATATTTAAGGATAATACAAATATagactgttcatttttttctttaaaccaaagatataaatacaaataaaagaataatacacCCACAGTTAAAATAACTCTCGGAAGAAAAAAGCAACTTTTGAAATCTGCAAAATGATAGCATACATATGTGATAAATCATGTGCCTGTCACTCAGCTTCAACAACTCCCAACatttcccagtcttgttttatgCATTCCTCTAGGTTTTTAGACTTGTtttgctgaaatattttaaagaaaataccacACATGAATTTGGCCCACCAAAAAAGAGGAGACACATCAAAGGAAAACTTGAGGAAAATGGAATTTCCCAAGTTAAGATATAGCCAGAATGTAGCCTTTAGTACTTCTATGACTCAAGTGGATCTCCAGTTACTTTACAGTTCCTGGATAAGCAGACTGAAAATTTATCATGGACTCTTATTACTGACAGCACTTTGCACAGGAgaagaaatactggactgggatTCAGCAAATCACAAGGTTTGTGTTCTTGCTCTGCCAATCATTAACTTTggggcaagtcatttaatttctctggacctgatttttcatcttgaaaaatctatttttcagTAATCAGGTTAAATCAACCTAAGACTGatgagtgtgatccctgggttacTTGGATGATTTTTCAAAGACAGTCACTATAACAAGGTTACAAGCAATACTCAGTGCTGGCTAGTTCCTATGCCTCTAGTCAAACGGAAAACAGGTGAGCCTTTGAGTCACATATTTGTACAAACCCATTTCTACTTCAAAGGGTATACATTAAGGCACCTGTACTACTTATGTATgtcatataatttatatagaaaCAGATACATATGCAAATGATGTGACATTTATTTGCCTTATTTTGTGACTAGAGAGTTCATTATTGTACTAAATTGTACTATTGtactaaaatcaaaataaaaaattcaattgTAAATACTTAGGTAGGAATTAAGGTTTTCTtgactctcttgatttttcattaataaaaggAATCTAACATTTAAATACTTTATCAAGGTTGCTGGCAGTAACTATGCTGTTTGAAAGCCTTTCATGAATAGTTCAAATATACATAATCATTATCAGAAGGTTTTGAAAAACCTACTGTCTATATCCAAATGATGGCACAGCTGCCAATTCTATGCTTGGGACATAAGGAAGACGACACACACAGTTTCCTCAGAGGCTTCCTGAACAGATCTAACTGGGCTTATCCAAGGGGGAAATCTCAGTGAAACTGTGAAATTCTGCCTTGAAATGATCACATCACCAGATGCTGTTAACGGCTACCTAATAATGATGCCTAGTCAAAGACACGTACGGGAAGTGTGGAGGTGCGAAAGAAGACTTGATGGCTCCAGCGTAGATGGCCAAGATGGACACAATGACACAGGCCAGAAAGAGTGAGGCAAACTTGTTCACATAGCGTACGCCGATGAATACCACCAATACCATGAGGACCAAGAAGGCTGTCCCATAGACACGCATGTTATTTAGCATGGCTGCTGACTCCTTGAGTGCATCGTCACTCTGAAAGATGGCAGCTCGAGGGACGATATATACCTGTTAagcaaaaaaaaggagaaaataaggtCATTCAAAGTAATcaaagggttgttgttgtttgcatTTGCTTTCACAAACGAAAGCAAAACTGAGACACAAAGTGACTGGAGACATAGCCTCATTCATGTTTCGATCTAAAATGCCCACAAAAATAGGGTGTCATTGATTAGCCTACATGCTATTCTGAATACTTACACTTCCAAGTGGAAAAACAAGGGATATGTTAATAGCTTATCCAAAGTGTTATACAAAGTAACTGTAAAGATTATCTTGAGTCCTACTTCTGCTATTGTTACtttaaatagtaaaaaatatatcctagtgaataaataaataaataaacattttatgtcATTGGGATAAAAACATCAAAAGagataaactttattttactttttccccaTTAGCACGTCTTGCTTCTGAGACTTTACCTTTTTGGGTGAGGTGGCAGGGTGCTGGtgatggggtggaggggagggagtaGGCAGCCAAAGGATACCTTCAGCCTCTCTGACTCATACTCCCAGTAGGCAGTCAATAACAGGTCAGCAGTCAATCACTTGATTGATTCCTATAGATGATTTCTCAAAAGCTTTGCTATCAAACAGCAAAATAAGTCCAAGTCTGTATCTTTTCCATACTACAGACCACAATTAAGCCATTACTCACCAGAAATATTTCAATGGCACCAAGGATATACATAGCTGCTGCAAATGTGGTACCAAGATAGAAGCAGAGGCCAACAGCTCCACCAAACTCTGGGCCCAGTGCTCGGGAAATCATGAAGTATGAGCCTCCAGCTAAAAGGTAAAACAGAAGGTGAACAAGATAAAGAAAGCATGCTAGTAACAGGAATGTAAACAAGTTGTAAAAAAGGATAAATGCTTCAGGCTTTTAAAAACCCTGAATGTGATAAAAAGTAGATTTCCCAGTAGGAAGTAAAAGATGAAACCTTCATACCACACATCTAATATCCCACATAAAGCAGCACAATTTTGTCAGTATTACTAAGAAAAATATCAGATGATATTTATCAGAGGCATCAGATAGCTGGATAAAATATAAATTCCAACTAAAAGAAGCTAAAAATGCAGTAGAAATGAGATATTCTAGCttaaagaataaagatttttttaaaagacgtTTTCTCAAGTCAAACAGTAGTGCCTGTGGCCAACAGACTAAATAAATAACATTCCTTGGAAGTCTGCACCTCTATCTTTATAGCATAAACATACAGTAATCAGTGACAATCCATGAAATCCAATCTCAGCTACTGACCTGGCACCACTCCATTAGTGGCAATGGCACTCATGGAGATAGCAGTCAACATCGTctataaagagaaaagagaaggctgTTACTATTCAAAGACAACATTTCCACACTACTTTCCCATCTGCAGGTCTCAGAGCACCTGTCGGATATTCAACTCTACATACTTACATGGAAGGAGTTCCCTCATACTCAGTGGTATGGAAATGAGATGACGAGCTTCATCACTGCACTAGTCACACTACTGGTATCCGGAGTATTCCGTTAAAATGCTCCTTCATGGTAATCAGTGGGTTAGGTGCTATTAAGAACCACTGATCCTACCCTGATCTTCTAGCTAAAAACTTGGAAAACAGATTGGAAACTGACTAAACACTGGCTACAATAACAAGAATATTCAGTAACGAGAACCACTGGAGACTTCTGAGTTCACaagaactgtatttaaaaaaaaattacctgataGTGGCAGAGTACAGAGTGGACTGCAGATGGGGAGCAGATGGAGGCAGAATGACTTGTTAGCAGGCTAATACAGTGGTTCAGTGAGAGGAAAGGACTGCAGTGGGAGAAGTAGGAATATAAGGAAGGGGTTGGACAAGAGATTTCAGAGGCACACCTCATTGGCCTTGATACCTGATGAGATATGACCAGCAATCAAGGAGTCAAATACGGCCCTCAAGTTTCAAgactaagaaactgaaaaaaaaaattgagttatgAATGATATGGACTATGTCCGCTTACCCTGCTTTGCATGGTACTCAGTTGAGCAAAATGTACAGGGAGTGTGTGATGGTGACAGCAATAAGTCAGCAGACagcttaataataaaaaaatgtttataataatctATCAATTTACAACAAAACTGACAGATGTAGCTGGGATACACAGATAAGaggaatttaaattaaaagaagacCAGAATGTTCTCAGTATAATGGAAAGAAGACGTGGAAATAACACCCCAATTTCTGGAGAAGGGGTAAGGGATGCCAGTTCAAAATAAATACTTCTTACCCCCAAACAACAATCAGCTGTTTACTGGTCCTGCAGTGGAGTAACACATCACATTTTCTAACACATTTTCTGTCACAACACTAGCATTATCAAATTCAAATGGTTTGTCTTCTGAAGTGTTTGAAGTCAGGGGCTGTATCTTCTACTTCCAAGGGAAGCCTTTCCTCGTAATTTTGAGTACAATATATTACAGATATAAGCAGTGAGTAACTGACTAAACTGAAAATCCTTTAGATTTTAATACCAAAATAATCTCTCCTGTTGAGATCATGAGTATTTTCCCAGtatgtattctttattttattccttaaGAGGTTAAAGCATGATACTCTTGAGCTTTTGCATGTTCCAGGTGATTTCCAGCGGTCAACTTGGGACttacacagcagcagcagataaggaCAATTGCAAAGGCCTGCAGAACTCCAGCTGTGCCCACCACCCATGTGAGGCGCAGAAACAGGATCactccaaaaatattttgtagacATGGGAGGTAGACACCCATGAAGGTACCCATTTGGGGAGTCTGGAAAGAAAGATgttgacaaaagaaaaaatcatgtAGTCATCTAGAAGAGCTGATTCATCcctttacttttatataaaaacTTGTGCCCTAACTATAATTTTAATTGCAAAACAGAGATAAGTTTAAGCAGTATCTTTAAATAGGCACATACAAAATCTCCATCTAACAAATGTCTATCACCATACTTAATATTCCTAGAGATACATATTTTAACTTTACAGAGATCTCCACATGTTTTTACATAGGAATCCCATCACAAACTTTTAGGTTCATCTTCAACAATTTAAAAGTTTCTATTCTTCAAGGGCATtagttttttctaaaaaaaaaaaaaaaaaatgggataatGACTTGATGGAATTTCTTCAGAACTTGGTATAAATTTTTCATAGTAGTTGGTAAATGGAGTTGATAAAAAGATCTGAGTGTTGCTTTACTCCTGAACAGCCAGAAAGCTAACTTGTAATTTTGTTCCATATTTTCATGGGTGTGGACACTCTTCTTTTGAAGTGCTAGTCCCTTTCCCTGGAATGCTCATCTCCCAGCTACACATTACAGAACTCACCCCTCACATGGCTGGCACATACAAAGTGCTCAATATCTGTTGAGCAAAGAGTGATACCCAGGACATTTTTTCCTGTCTTCTACATGGGGCTCTTTTAACTTGCCTTACTATTCTAAGGCCTCACCTTGGTGGGCTTCTTTTTCCCTTCAGTGatgttctctgcctcttcatGTTCCTTTGCTCCTTGTGTCAGATTAGTATAATTGGCCAAGCGGCTAAGGAGAGAAGACACCTTTGGTCTGGTGTCCATTTCTTCCTATAAAGccagaaataaggaagaaatacaTGATGAAGAACACTGGGAATAAACATCAAAACGATCCATCTACCAGAAAACTGCAAGGTAATCAcaggcaaatattttttaaaaatctatcagaGATTTTATTCTCCCCTCATATTATAAGATGTAATCAGAGCTACATGAATTCTTAGGAAATTCTTAAATGAAAGGCTTTATGATTGTAATagctgacagaaaacaaaaaaccacactGGCTCCTTATAGACAGTTGTAACCTCATAAAAggttcccagatggcgctagtggtaaagaatccacctgccaatgcaggagatgcaagagatgctcattcaatccctggggtcgggaagatcccctgaaggagaaaatggcaacccactccagtatccttgctttgaaaatcccatggacagaggagcctggcaggctacagtccatgaggtcgcaaagagtcggacatgactgagcacacatgcgacTGCAAACCTCATAAAGAACATCGATGACATAATTTTTAATCACAGTACTGCTAGCAATCTGCTAACAGTATTACTAATAGTCAACtcatatttatagttattatttacAGCACCAAGCGTGGACATGTCAATGAAAAACTTCTGTGACTGAACCAAATATTCACCTCAGACCTTTTCTTGAAGGaaactaagagaaaatattatttaaaaaaacaggaacACTGAGAAAAGTGGCATTCGAATCACTGTCCAAAGTAAGACAAAGCAGTGCTGGACTAAACCAGGCTCCTTTCAACAATCAGGCCACAGATTCCATCAAAGTCCATGCCGTCTTAGTCAGATGAGACATTCAGGTCCTTTTAATCCAACAGCCTGCTTCCTACCCTGCTTTTTGGttagtgctgtgctaagtcgctttagtcatgtacaactctttgtgaccccatggactgtagcctgccagtctcttctgtccgtgggattcttcaggcaagaatactggagtgggttgccatgacctcctccaggggatcttcccaacccagggacagaacttaCATCTCcggcagctcctgcactgcaggcagattctttactgctgagccactagagaaactCTTTTGGTTACTAGTTCTAAGGTAAATTCATCCCAAACACAGACTTGaaaaattttatagattattacaacaTAAACATTTATATCCTAGTTAAATTAGACAGCAAGATTCTCCATATGCCTGTGATGTCAACATTCCTCTTTCTTTCACAGAAATTTGATTCAATGGTTATTTG is a window encoding:
- the SLC12A6 gene encoding solute carrier family 12 member 6 isoform X4, which translates into the protein MDTRPKVSSLLSRLANYTNLTQGAKEHEEAENITEGKKKPTKTPQMGTFMGVYLPCLQNIFGVILFLRLTWVVGTAGVLQAFAIVLICCCCTMLTAISMSAIATNGVVPAGGSYFMISRALGPEFGGAVGLCFYLGTTFAAAMYILGAIEIFLVYIVPRAAIFQSDDALKESAAMLNNMRVYGTAFLVLMVLVVFIGVRYVNKFASLFLACVIVSILAIYAGAIKSSFAPPHFPVCMLGNRTLSSRHIDVCSKTKEVNNMTVPSKLWGFFCNSSQFFNATCDEYFVHNNVTSIQGIPGLASGVITENLWSNYLPKGEIIEKPSAKSSEVLGSLNHEYVLVDITTSFTLLVGIFFPSVTGIMAGSNRSGDLKDAQKSIPIGTILAILTTSFVYLSNVVLFGACIEGVVLRDKFGDAVKGNLVVGTLSWPSPWVIVIGSFFSTCGAGLQSLTGAPRLLQAIAKDNIIPFLRVFGHSKANGEPTWALLLTAAIAELGILIASLDLVAPILSMFFLMCYLFVNLACALQTLLRTPNWRPRFRYYHWALSFMGMSICLALMFISSWYYAIVAMVIAGMIYKYIEYQGAEKEWGDGIRGLSLSAARFALLRLEEGPPHTKNWRPQLLVLLKLDEDLHVKHPRLLTFASQLKAGKGLTIVGSVIVGNFLENYGEALAAEQTIKHLMEAEKVKGFSQLVVAAKLREGISHLIQSCGLGGMKHNTVVMGWPNGWRQSEDARAWKTFIGTVRVTTAAHLALLVAKNISFFPSNVEQFSEGNIDVWWIVHDGGMLMLLPFLLKQHKVWRKCSIRIFTVAQLEDNSIQMKKDLATFLYHLRIEAEVEVVEMHDSDISAYTYERTLMMEQRSQMLRHMRLSKTERDREAQLVKDRNSMLRLTSIGSDEDDETETYQEKVHMTWTKDKYMASRGQKAKSMEGFQDLLNMRPDQSNVRRMHTAVKLNEVIVNKSHEAKLVLLNMPGPPRNPEGDENYMEFLEVLTEGLERVLLVRGGGSEVITIYS